In the Vitis vinifera cultivar Pinot Noir 40024 chromosome 2, ASM3070453v1 genome, one interval contains:
- the LOC100266802 gene encoding mitochondrial inner membrane protein OXA1 produces MAYRRSVITRGGFLARRIHPSFGYISHDEDRKQRSADSYQSPQRISDFLLRRSFGSKINTSGGFGAFFQGKGFSPLSHQVAVGSSYSRYMSTAIGEGSENIGVIAETPVDLIANATVDVASEVSIAAADSFFLVGILQHLIGGVHSYTGLSWAASIALTTLLIRGMTVPLLVNQLKSTSKLTLMRPHLEAIREEMQAKGMEPSAVAEGNKRMQQIFKEYGVTPFTPLKGLIIQGPVFVSFFLGISNMVQKVPSFKTGGALWFTDLTTPDSFYIMPILAGLTFLITVEFNMQDGMQGNPTAGTMKKFSRALAFLSVPFTMNFAQGIFCYWIPSNLFSLAYGFAVKQPAVKKMFGIPEIPVPPPPAKTSPSTSFSLSQALKNFKALMPKGPSSPPLLPPSSPRSSPAQSLVQPSKFEGKPISSTAVLSQRIRSLEKQVKGRKKNKKR; encoded by the exons ATGGCATATCGGCGAAGCGTCATCACTAGAGGAGGTTTTCTCGCTCGGCGAATCCACCCGTCCTTTGGTTACATTAGTCATGATGAAGATCGGAAACAACGTTCTGCTGACTCCTATCAATCTCCACAGAGAATTAGTGACTTCCTTCTGCGGAGGTCATTTGGAAGCAAAATCAACACTTCTGGAGGGTTTGGTGCCTTCTTTCAAGGGAAAGGTTTTTCTCCATTGTCTCATCAAGTGGCAGTTGGATCCTCGTACAGTAGGTATATGTCTACTGCAATTGGAGAAGGGTCAGAAAATATAGGAGTTATTGCAGAGACACCCGTGGACTTGATTGCAAATGCAACTGTGGATGTTGCATCAGAAGTCAGCATCGCTGCTGCAGATTCTTTCTTCCTTGTTGGGATCCTGCAGCATTTAATTGGTGGTGTTCATTCTTATACTGGCTTGAGCTG GGCAGCTTCCATAGCTCTAACCACTCTTTTGATTCGAGGGATGACAGTTCCGCTTCTAGTAAATCAACTGAAATCCACTTCTAAACTAACT TTGATGAGGCCACACTTGGAGGCTATAAGGGAAGAGATGCAAGCTAAG GGCATGGAACCTAGTGCAGTGGCTGAAGGTAACAAACGAATGCAGCAAATATTTAAAGA GTACGGGGTGACTCCTTTCACTCCATTGAAGGGACTCATTATCCAAGGTCCTGTCTTCGTCAGTTTTTTTCTTGGT ATTTCAAACATGGTACAAAAGGTCCCATCTTTTAAAACTGGAGGAGCATTATGGTTTACCGATCTAACAACTCCAGATAGTTTTTACATCATGCCAATTTTGGCGGGATTGACATTCTTGATAACAGTGGAG TTCAACATGCAAGATGGTATGCAAGGAAATCCTACTGCTGGCACCATGAAGAAATTCTCCAGGGCCCTTGCTTTTCTTTCAGTTCCATTTACCATGAATTTTGCTCAG GGTATATTTTGTTATTGGATTCCCTCCAATTTGTTCTCACTCGCCTATGGATTTG CTGTTAAACAACCTGCGGTGAAGAAGATGTTTGGTATCCCTGAAATACCTGTTCCACCACCTCCTGCTAAAACCAGTCCCAGCACTTCCTTCTCTTTATCACAAGcactaaaaaatttcaaagcgTTAATGCCGAAAGGCCCTTCATCGCCACCGTTACTGCCGCCTTCATCGCCACGTTCATCACCTGCTCAGTCACTAGTTCAACCCTCAAAGTTTGAAGGCAAACCAATATCTTCAACAGCAGTTCTAAGTCAGAGGATTAGAAGTTTAGAAAAACAAGtgaagggaagaaagaaaaataaaaagaggtgA
- the LOC100244486 gene encoding RING-H2 finger protein ATL20 encodes MKALEILFSSFLLFFFLRPAGACQNHCSLNGPEVHFPFYINGSSSCGCGFSQGFGLTCNNSQPVLKLPSAGDFIVQSIRYDTQRIRIKDPDNCIPKRLLNFSLSDSPFQEAPRRQRNLRLLSCNMDNSTEFSEEFELWSNDCVNETNHTIVALDESRSTEASFSYYLHSQCKEIKTVLVSVSRFGSLELKWDEPNCGACEQEGITCGFKRGTDSEIESSKASSHGLPRSAKYGLIIGIGIPGLLCLIGISCCICGRIRTYARRRHRSDTDFAISIGPLPAVVVMGLDGPTIESYPKTVLGESMRLPKPSDGTCPICLSEYQPKDTIRTIPECNHCFHVDCVDEWLKMNPTCPVCRNSPDASSLGTPCSSVSSSAILSSSPSSTSLS; translated from the exons ATGAAAGCCTTGGAaattctcttctcttccttcctgctcttcttcttcctcagaCCTGCTGGAGCCTGCCAGAATCACTGCTCGCTCAACGGGCCAGAGGTCCACTTTCCTTTCTACATCAACGGCTCTTCCAGCTGTGGCTGTGGGTTCAGCCAGGGCTTTGGCCTCACCTGCAACAACAGCCAACCAGTCCTCAAGCTTCCATCGGCCGGAGATTTCATCGTCCAGTCAATAAGATACGACACACAAAGGATAAGGATCAAGGATCCAGACAATTGCATTCCGAAACGATTGCTGAACTTCAGCCTTTCGGATTCTCCATTCCAAGAAGCTCCACGTCGACAAAGGAACCTCAGGCTACTCAGCTGCAACATGGATAACTCGACTGAGTTCTCGGAGGAATTCGAGCTCTGGTCCAACGATTGCGTTAATGAAACCAACCACACGATTGTTGCCCTCGATGAATCGAGAAGTACGGAAgcttcattttcttattatttgcaTAGTCAGTGCAAAGAAATTAAGACAGTTTTAGTTTCCGTTTCACGGTTTGGCTCTCTTGAGCTAAAATGGGATGAACCCAATTGCGGAGCTTGTGAACAAGAAGGAATAACTTGCGGATTCAAGAGGGGTACGGACTCTGAGATCGAATCCTCCAAGGCTAGCAGCCATG GTCTTCCAAGGAGTGCAAAGTACGGACTTATAATAGGCATTGGAATACCTGGGCTCTTATGCCTTATTGGGATTTCATGTTGCATCTGCGGCCGGATCCGGACTTATGCACGGCGACGCCACCGCTCGGATACCGACTTTGCAATCTCGATTGGGCCCCTGCCCGCCGTGGTTGTGATGGGCCTCGATGGGCCGACCATCGAATCTTACCCTAAAACAGTGCTGGGTGAGAGTATGCGCCTGCCCAAGCCCAGTGATGGCACTTGCCCAATCTGCCTGTCCGAGTACCAGCCCAAAGACACCATCAGGACCATCCCGGAATGCAACCATTGTTTCCATGTTGATTGCGTGGATGAATGGCTAAAGATGAACCCCACTTGCCCCGTCTGCAGGAATTCACCGGACGCATCATCGTTGGGGACACCGTGCTCATCGGTATCATCATCTGCAATACTATCATCATCGCCATCATCAACATCATTGTCATAG